From Scomber scombrus chromosome 6, fScoSco1.1, whole genome shotgun sequence, the proteins below share one genomic window:
- the duox2 gene encoding dual oxidase maturation factor 1 — MTFYDDIYPFYPLQRTSFIFNGSLLTIILVFLVLAVGLLLILPGIRGKSRLFWMFRIIISLFIGVVIVALNFTNDWAEARVTANATYKSFSNAVVNAEIGLHVGLYGINVTLKGNPVVQFNETIDYNEMFSWHDSIEEEYEEALEKGLPNPILYILEKFTLRSPCGLIFQYRYSGRYASATLWTAFCCWLLANILFSIPVILYAGYMMWATAAFIFFSMASFSTIMNAPQCVFSIQNDSFETEYSHSFWLALATGVLCTVIGILVVMLNFMIPEKIKEAFSGGVDSYEDEDTSYGEGYLNFVYLDGVTVSPLTSKGKSCQLRLAPAPRYPLEDKQ, encoded by the exons ATGACTTTCTACGATGACATTTACCCATTCTACCCTCTACAAAGGACCTCCTTCATCTTCAATGGCAGCTTACTCACCATTATCCTGGTTTTCCTTGTGCTAGCCGTCGGTCTTCTCCTCATTCTGCCAGGGATACGAGGGAAGTCG AGGCTGTTCTGGATGTTCAGAATAATTATCAGCTTGTTCATAGGTGTGGTGATTGTGG CACTCAACTTCACTAACGACTGGGCTGAGGCCAGAGTGACCGCAAATGCCACTTACAAGTCTTTCAGCAATGCAGTGGTTAATGCAGAGATCGGCTTACATGTTGGATTGTACGGCATTAATGTTACACTCAAAG ggAATCCTGTTGTACAATTCAATGAGACCATTGACTACAATGAGATGTTCAGCTGGCATGACAGTATTGAAGAGGAATATGAGGAAGCTTTGGAGAAAGGTTTACCAAACCCCATCCTGTACATCCTAGAGAAATTTACCCTCAGAAGCCCATGTGGCCTCATCTTTCAGTACAGATACTCAGGACGATACGCCTCTGCAACTCTCTG GACGGCATTTTGCTGCTGGCTGCTCGCCAATATCCTCTTCTCCATCCCAGTCATTTTATATGCCGGGTACATGATGTGGGCAACAGCTGCCTTCATCTTCTTCTCCATGGCCTCCTTCTCCACCATCATGAATGCGCCTCAGTGTGTTTTCTCCATACAAAACGACTCCTTTGAAACTGAGTACAGTCATTCATTCTGGCTGGCTCTGGCTACAG GAGTGCTGTGCACCGTCATTGGGATTCTGGTGGTGATGCTTAATTTTATGATACCAGAGAAGATAAAAGAGGCTTTCAGCGGTGGTGTCGACAGTTATGAAGATGAAGACACGTCTTATGGCGAGGGCTACCTGAATTTTGTATACCTTGATGGAGTGACAGTTTCACCCCTGACATCAAAAGGCAAATCG tgtcagctgagattggctccagctccccGCTaccctctagaggataagcagtAA
- the apba2a gene encoding amyloid-beta A4 precursor protein-binding family A member 2: MAHGKRPGTISKILAPSPPPCPGPGLTDSQEEHTGLVREVSAQPLCTLKDGNNDQLIPPAPANHCYTNCDPRREDMEDTCSEYDNVGSDVEQDYDEVLHLNRDGVMDTRYYKQYCPEDGGYIKHAVGDNINESSSAIDQFTPRPRHSTEICEGSQSDAKPHKTGHRFRSHCTPIAADEAEGEVEKGQENRFFFSDGDEIEEVLDGAKFIEDLEETENTVQTQASLYQDNENERIRKGGDEKEREDDPRITRNYNIPVVSKKCEPSHVGSKEKERQGKGRGRRGTGQDIEHVVSGIKGCTTNSAEQRPKTSSKDYKKVAVRTKARPSSSKQHPLPPPRHSHAQSPADTQKAQPRRETPPVPRPSPPANSQESDPRVIEPSLAPDHTPEQQREPPEERQRQPEKPQQQGEKQSKAVMPENVPEQPRRPQCPELVPAEESNTPKEAASFPSFEDVPGPCEPEDLIDGIIFAANYLGCTQVLSDKNPSKSVRMSQAHEAVSHIKSQDEDSQMMTEVDLFISTKAVKVLNADTQETMMDSALRTISYIADIGSIVVLMARRRMSQASSEDFSESPVSTSEGKSQYRMICYVFESEDAQLIAQSIGQAFSVAYREFLRANGINPTDLSQKQYSDIINSQEMYHDDLVHFSNSDNCKELYVEKQKGESLGVVIVESGWGSILPTVILASMLNSGPAARSGKLSVGDQIMSINDTSLVGLPLATCQGIIKGLKNQLKVKLSIVSCPPVTTVLIKRPDLKFQLGFSVQNGIICSLMRGGIAERGGVRVGHRIIEINGQSVVAMAHEKIVQTLSVSVGEINMKTMPAVMFRLLTGQETPTYI, translated from the exons ATGGCTCATGGAAAGAGGCCAGGAACCATCTCCAAAATATTGGCTCCCAGCCCTCCACCGTGCCCTGGTCCAGGACTCACAGACAGCCAAGAAGAGCACACAGGTTTAGTGAGGGAGGTATCAGCGCAACCACTGTGTACCTTGAAGGATGGTAACAATGACCAGCTgattcctcctgctcctgcaaACCACTGTTACACGAATTGCGACCCTCGTCGAGAGGACATGGAGGACACCTGCTCTGAGTACGACAACGTGGGCTCTGATGTTGAGCAGGACTATGATGAGGTCCTGCATTTAAACAGGGATGGCGTCATGGACACGAGGTATTACAAGCAGTACTGTCCTGAGGATGGTGGTTATATAAAGCATGCAGTAGGTGATAATATTAATGAGAGCAGCAGTGCCATTGACCAGTTCACTCCCAGGCCTCGTCATAGCACAGAAATATGCGAGGGATCACAATCAGATGCTAAGCCTCACAAGACAGGCCATCGGTTTAGGTCGCATTGCACCCCCATTGCTGCAGATGAAGCAGAGGGGGAAGTGGAAAAGGGCCAGGAGAACAGGTTCTTCTTTAGTGATGGGGATGAGATAGAAGAGGTGCTGGATGGGGCCAAATTTATAGAGGATTTAGAGGAGACAGAGAACACTGTTCAAACGCAGGCTAGCCTTTATCAAGACAATGAGAATGAAAGAATTAGAAAGGGAGGTgatgaaaaggaaagagaagatgACCCTCGAATCACAAGAAACTATAATATCCCAGTAGTCAGTAAGAAGTGTGAGCCGTCTCACGTGGGTtcaaaggagaaggagaggcagGGTAAAGGACGAGGAAGAAGGGGCACAGGACAGGACATTGAGCATGTTGTCTCTGGAATCAAAGGATGCACGACCAACAGCGCTGAACAGCGTCCAAAGACATCGTCAAAGGACTACAAAAAGGTTGCTGTGCGGACCAAAGCTAGACCTAGTTCCAGTAAGCAACATCCTCTTCCACCGCCTCGTCATTCCCATGCTCAGTCACCTGCCGACACACAGAAGGCCCAGCCTCGTAGAGAGACTCCTCCTGTTCCCAGACCCAGTCCCCCTGCTAACAGCCAGGAGAGCGATCCCAGGGTTATCGAACCATCCCTGGCTCCTGATCACACTCCAGAGCAACAAAGGGAGCCTCCcgaagagaggcagagacagcCAGAAAAACCCCAGCAG CAGGGTGAGAAACAAAGCAAAGCTGTGATGCCTGAGAATGTGCCAGAGCAGCCGAGGAGGCCTCAATGTCCAGAGCTCGTCCCTGCAGAGGAGAGCAATACTCCCAAG gaagctgCTTCTTTCCCCAGCTTTGAGGACG TCCCAGGTCCCTGTGAGCCAGAAGATCTCATTGATGGGATCATCTTTGCTGCTAACTACCTTGGCTGCACTCAGGTGTTGTCTGATAAGAATCCCTCCAAGTCTGTCCGCATGTCCCAGGCCCATGAAGCTGTCAGTCATATCAAG agCCAAGATGAAGACTCTCAAATGATGACTGAAGTGGACCTGTTTATCTCCACTAAAGCTGTCAAAGTGCTCAATGCTGACACACAG GAGACAATGATGGACAGCGCCTTACGTACTATCTCTTATATTGCTGACATTGGCAGTATTGTGGTTCTGATGGCACGGAGGCGCATGTCTCAGGCGTCATCAGAGGATTTCTCAGAATCTCCCGTGTCTACCAGTGAAGGGAAGAGTCAGTACAGGATGATCTGCTATGTCTTTGAGTCAGAGGAT GCGCAGCTCATTGCACAGTCCATCGGTCAGGCTTTTAGCGTGGCCTACAGAGAATTCCTGCGAGCCAATGGCATCAACCCGACAGACTTGAGCCAGAAACAAtacagtgacatcatcaactCCCAGGAAATGTACCACGATGACCTCGTCCATTTCTCAAACTCAGACAACTGTAAAGAG CTGTATGTGGAGAAGCAGAAAGGGGAAAGCCTCGGTGTGGTGATTGTTGAGTCCGGCTGGGGCTCCATTCTACCCACCGTCATCCTGGCCAGCATGCTGAATAGCGGGCCTGCAGCTCGCTCTGGTAAACTCAGTGTTGGGGACCAGATTATGTCCATCAATGACACCAGCCTGGTTGGGCTGCCGCTTGCCACCTGCCAGGGTATCATCAAG gGTCTAAAGAATCAGTTGAAGGTAAAGCTGAGTATCGTGAGCTGCCCTCCTGTCACCACTGTCCTTATCAAGAGGCCTGATCTCAAGTTCCAGCTTGGCTTCAGTGTGCAGAACGGCATT ATCTGCAGTCTGATGCGGGGCGGCATTGCTGAGCGAGGTGGTGTTCGTGTTGGACACAGAATCATTGAAATAAATGGTCAGAGTGTGGTTGCCATGGCACATGAGAAGATTGTTCAAACCCTGTCTGTGTCAGTCGGTGAG ATCAACATGAAGACAATGCCTGCTGTGATGTTCAGACTGTTGACAGGACAGGAGACACCCACCTACATATAA
- the fan1 gene encoding fanconi-associated nuclease 1, producing the protein MADKLKRSLSLSKSKKKGNVKTGTNTTPTPITSFFSSPQPSKLACPLCGQLVPRFKINEHIDLQCQSFERGDSNAASASNSVVQSVQLSPRPRRTPPKSPEMAPKKEEEVKESQTSPYFKKSNSQQVPREISSKTVVRTINLGSLSSKLSRKHHKTPERMVTEDKHAPTHPDKEEDPSEALNSSQKENLLVETLEDKSDSVTVIDLTSSSPETPAANLSCLEKPSEPKTVQKPATLSLLSSSSKLAKRKKATPSKSKVTKKAKYDRSSRETETVSSGEATVETPDIDRYKTEEPSTITHDPLFSSEETYKKNAALISSELLSESDAEKTDSSPPQRLPYYLRNFQTVLHAVLENEDDRELFNQDDMSLVHAFEKLSVKGQKLYVRLFQRKLKWLQVNKLDYEEICSDLGPVAQELVQGGFLQTENDLQDLGEALDLLPAPELKTLAKTFHLGNSGTQKQQLLDGLLRLSKQKSFFSPTSAQNNIGTVILKRAKQLAGSCVRLCRGPRAVFSRILLLFSLTDTMDEEETAGGGQNQLFTILLVNSGRLAFPDYTVQRRAKVFQDREDLIRYEASMRALQEVISAMQAGQWDEALELYTAAKNAWQELRQNHDLSHQKELPVFLRSFTTGWAYTRILSRGVEILQRLRQYEEAVEELRSLLLQSVYCPDSRGRWWDRLALNLQQHLKKPEQAICAIRDGLLDPLVRTGHKLSLHQRAVRMKESASCKKYRLQLRDLPTIKVQDVKHVTIRGQLFPHEWGMGKSRFLIPANGEGEDSANANVICSVEELSLAHYQKQGFDQGIHGEGSTFSTLFAILLWDIIFMEGIPDVFRNQYQTCPLDLYTDVFYENRKEAIDNRVQLLSEASVETLHSMLEDVWTSQEGKVCSLVSWERFSSLQQAQSLVSCLGGAFLGGVIARMAKDYRHCRGGLPDLVVWNSSNNSYKLVEVKGPNDRLSQKQQIWLDELQKLGADVEVCHVTATGARGARLE; encoded by the exons ATGGCCGACAAACTCAAGCGAAGTTTATCGTTGTCCAAGAGCAAGAAGAAAGGTAATGTTAAAACTGGGACCAACACCACTCCGACTCCCATCACCTCTTTCTTCAGCAGCCCGCAGCCGTCTAAACTGGCCTGCCCTCTTTGCGGCCAGCTGGTACCCAGATTCAAGATTAATGAGCACATTGATTTGCAATGTCAGAGCTTTGAGAGAGGAGACAGCAATGCCGCCTCAGCAAGCAATAGTGTCGTACAAAGCGTCCAGTTGTCACCCAGACCCAGAAGGACTCCCCCAAAGTCCCCTGAGATGGCtccaaagaaagaagaagaggtgaAAGAAAGCCAGACCAGTCCTTATTTCAAAAAGAGCAACTCTCAGCAGGTGCCACGGGAGATAAGCAGCAAGACTGTAGTTAGAACAATTAACCTGGGAAGTCTTTCCTCTAAGTTATCGAGGAAACATCATAAGACACCTGAGAGGATGGTGACTGAGGATAAACATGCACCAACTCATCCTGACAAGGAGGAAGATCCTTCGGAGGCTCTTAACAGCTCACAGAAAGAAAATCTTCTGGTTGAGACTTTAGAGGACAAAAGTGACTCTGTAACAGTCATTGACCTGACGTCGTCCAGTCCTGAGACCCCAGCAGCAAATCTGTCATGTTTAGAAAAACCATCTGAACCAAAGACTGTCCAAAAACCGGCTACTCTAAGTttgctctcttcttcctccaaactagcaaagagaaaaaaagcaacaccTTCTAAGTCTAAGGTCACAAAGAAAGCTAAATATGAcagaagcagcagagagacagaaacggTGTCGTCAGGTGAAGCCACAGTAGAGACGCCTGATATAGACCGGTATAAAACTGAGGAACCCTCTACCATTACTCATGACCCTCTTTTCAGTTCAGAGGAAACATATAAGAAGAATGCTGCGTTGATCAGCAGTGAGTTGCTGTCAGAGTCTGATGCTGAGAAAACAGACAGCTCTCCTCCGCAACGACTGCCCTACTACCTACGCAATTTCCAGACCGTCCTGCATGCGGTGCTGGAGAACGAGGATGACAGAGAGCTGTTCAACCAGGACGATATGTCACTTGTACATGCATTTGAGAAGCTCTCGG tCAAAGGGCAGAAGCTCTATGTGAGACTGTTTCAGAGGAAACTGAAGTGGCTCCAAGTTAATAAACTGGATTATGAAGAGATATGCAGTGATTTGGGGCCTGTTGCTCAAGAGCTGGTTCAGGGTGGTTTTCTACAGACAG AGAATGACCTTCAGGACCTAGGAGAGGCTCTGGATCTCCTGCCAGCCCCTGAACTCAAAACTCTGGCTAAGACCTTCCATCTGGGTAATTCTGGTACACAGAAACAGCAGCTACTGGACGGGCTTCTCCGTCTGAGCAAGCAAAAGTCCTTCTTCTCTCCGACCTCTGCTCAAAACAACATTGGGACTGTCATCCTCAAAAG GGCGAAGCAGCTCGCAGGTTCCTGTGTGCGTCTGTGTCGCGGCCCTCGGGCTGTTTTCTCTCGCATCCTTCTACTCTTTTCTCTGACGGACACAATGGATGAAGAGGAGACAGCAGGCGGTGGACAGAACCAGCTTTTCACCATCCTGCTGGTCAACTCAGGACGTCTGGCCTTCCCAGACTACACAGTGCAGCGCAGAGCGAAGGTGTTTCAGGACAGAGAGGACCTTATCAG ATATGAAGCATCCATGCGAGCTCTGCAAGAGGTGATCTCAGCTATGCAGGCAGGCCAGTGGGACGAGGCGCTGGAGCTTTACACAGCTGCCAAAAATGCCTGGCAAGAGTTAAGGCAAAACCATGACCTCAG TCATCAGAAAGAGCTGCCGGTGTTCCTACGCAGCTTCACCACAGGATGGGCCTACACGCGTATCTTATCCAGAGGAGTGGAGATCTTGCAGAGGCTACGTCAATATGAG gaAGCAGTTGAGGAGCTGCGGTCCTTATTATTGCAGTCAGTTTACTGTCCAGACAGCCGAGGGCGATGGTGGGACAGACTCGCACTAAACCTTCAGCAGCACCTCAAAAAACCTGAACAA GCTATTTGTGCTATCAGAGACGGACTATTAGACCCTCTGGTGCGAACAGGACATAAGCTGTCCCTCCATCAGAGAGCTGTTAGGATGAAAGAGTCTGCTAGCTGCAAGAAGTACCGTCTACAACTCAGAGACCTGCCTACTATCAAAGTCCAAGATGTCAAACAT GTGACCATCCGAGGACAGCTGTTTCCTCATGAATGGGGCATGGGGAAATCTCGGTTTCTTATTCCAGCAAATGGAGAAGGGGAAGATAGTGCTAATGCTAATGTGATATGCTCTGTCGAAGAGCTCTCTTTAGCACATTACCAGAAGCAAGGTTTTGATCAag GGATCCATGGAGAAGGCTCaacattttctacattgtttGCTATTCTGCTATGGGACATCATTTTTATGGAGGGAATTCCAGATGTTTTCCGAAATCAGTACCAG ACTTGTCCACTGGACCTTTACACTGACGTTTTCTATGAGAACAGAAAAGAGGCGATCGATAACCGTGTACAGTTACTGAGTGAAGCTTCGGTGGAGACGCTGCATAGCATGTTGGAGGATGTCTGGACCTCCCAGGAGGGTAAAGTGTGTTCATTGGTCAGCTGGGAGCGTTTCTCCTCTCTTCAACAGGCTCAG TCTCTTGTTTCATGCCTGGGTGGAGCCTTCTTAGGAGGAGTAATAGCTCGGATGGCAAAAGACTACAGGCACTGCCGTGGAGGTTTGCCTGACCTGGTGGTGTGGAACTCCTCCAACAACAGCTACAAG CTGGTGGAGGTGAAGGGGCCCAATGACCGGCTGTCCCAGAAGCAACAGATCTGGCTGGATGAGCTGCAGAAACTGGGGGCTGATGTGGAGGTGTGTCACGTGACGGCTACTGGAGCCAGAGGAGCTCGTCTGGAATAA